The following DNA comes from Terriglobales bacterium.
CGGAGAGAAGGAACCCGAGACGGAGAAGAACCCATGACCGTCAAGCTGCCGCGCTTCACCTTCTGGCGAGGTGTTTTCGTCTTCGTGGTTCTGGCCGGAATCTACGCCTCCTATGTGCGCTTCACGCAAGGCCTCGGAGCTGCCACCAACCTCAGCGACCAGTTCCCCTGGGGCATCTGGGTCGGCTTCGATGTGCTGTGCGGTGTGATGCTGGCGGCGGGCGGCTTCACCCTGATGGCGGCGGTGCACATTTTCAACGTGGAGCGCTTCAAGCCCATCGGGCGCGCCACCTTGCTCACTGCCTTCCTGGGCTATGTGCTGGTGGTGGTGGCCCTGATGTTCGATTTGGGACGCCCCTACCGCATCTGGCATCCGCTGGTGATGTGGAATCCGCGCTCGGTGATGTTCGAGGTGGCCTGGTGCGTGATGCTCTACACCACGGTGCTGAGCCTGGAGTTCGCGCCGGTGGTGTTCGAGCGATTGCGGCTGGAGCGGCCCATGCGCATCCTCCGCGCCATTTCCATACCGCTGGTGATTGCCGGCGTGATCCTCTCCACCCTGCACCAGTCTTCGCTGGGCAGCCTTTACCTCATCGTCCCCCAGAAACTGCACCCTTTCTGGTACTCGCCGCTCTTGCCGGTGTTCTTTTTCATTTCCGCGATTGCCGTCGGCCTGGCCATGACCATCTTCGAGTCTTCGTTGAGCGCGAAGCACTTTCGGCGCCAGCTCGAGTTGCCGCTGCTGCAGGAGCTGGGGCGGATCCTGATGGTGGTGCTGGGGGTGTACCTGGTGTTGCGGGTGCAGGACCTCTACCACCGCGGCGCCTTGCGCATGGTGCTGGAGCCGGGCTACGAAACCTATCTCTTCATGCTGGAGATGGCCCTGGGATTGGTGTTGCCTCTGGGCTTGTTGCTGAATCGGCGGATGCGCGAGAGCCAGGGCGGACTCTATCTCGCGGCGGTCCTAGTGGTGCTGGGGTTCATCACCAATCGCTTGAACGTGAGCATCACCGGGATGGAAGCCGCGGCGGGCGTGCACTACATCCCCAAGTGGACGGAGATCGCCATCACCGCCAGCATCATTGCTATCGGCTTCTTCATCTTCGCTCTGGCCGCCCGCTACCTGGCCATCTTTCCGGAAGAACGGCCGCAGGCGGAGCTCCGGATGCCGGCGGAACTGAGCCATGTGGCCGCCGACTGAACCGCCGCGTTCTCCGGCGTGGAAACGCCTGAGCCATAGCCTCAGTGCCAAGCTCATCCTGCTATTGCTCGCGGCCATGCTGGTGGTCTTCGGTGTGCTCGGCTATCTGAACATCCGCCTCCACCGCCGCCACCTGGAGCAGGCCACGCTGCTTTCCGCTGAGCGCGTCAGCGACGTGCTCAAGCGATCCACCTCCTACTACATGCTGCGCAATGATCGCGAGGGTCTCTACCACATCATTGGAACCATCGCCAAAGAACCGGGCATGGAGCGCGTCCGCATCTTCAACAAGGAAGGCAGGATCAGCTTCTCGACCGATGCCGGCGAGGTCAACCAGTACGTGGACAAGCGGGCTGAGGCCTGCTACGCCTGCCACACCCAGGCGCAGCCCCTGACCCGGCTGGACCGCCCCGACCGCTTTCGCATCTATCGTGCCGGGGATCACCGGGTGCTGGCCATCATCAACCCCATCGAGAATCAGCCGGCCTGCTCCAACGCCGTTTGCCACGCCCATCCCGCGGAACAGAAGATCCTCGGCGTACTGGACACGAACCTCTCCCTGGCGCGTGCCGATGCCAGCCTGGCGGAAGGCACCCAACAGATGCTGCTCTACACCCTGCTTGCCGTCACGGGAGTGCTGGCGCTGACCGGGTTGTTCGTGTGGGAGGTCGTGCACCGCCCGGTCAAGGCTCTGCGGACGGGCACGGAACGGCTGGCGCGCGGCGACCTCGGCTATCAGATCGGCATC
Coding sequences within:
- the hybB gene encoding Ni/Fe-hydrogenase cytochrome b subunit codes for the protein MTVKLPRFTFWRGVFVFVVLAGIYASYVRFTQGLGAATNLSDQFPWGIWVGFDVLCGVMLAAGGFTLMAAVHIFNVERFKPIGRATLLTAFLGYVLVVVALMFDLGRPYRIWHPLVMWNPRSVMFEVAWCVMLYTTVLSLEFAPVVFERLRLERPMRILRAISIPLVIAGVILSTLHQSSLGSLYLIVPQKLHPFWYSPLLPVFFFISAIAVGLAMTIFESSLSAKHFRRQLELPLLQELGRILMVVLGVYLVLRVQDLYHRGALRMVLEPGYETYLFMLEMALGLVLPLGLLLNRRMRESQGGLYLAAVLVVLGFITNRLNVSITGMEAAAGVHYIPKWTEIAITASIIAIGFFIFALAARYLAIFPEERPQAELRMPAELSHVAAD